In Candidatus Hydrogenedentota bacterium, a genomic segment contains:
- a CDS encoding DUF1501 domain-containing protein has product MKNAQHPLLNRRDFLLQAGGGFAGLALAQMLAGDAAASVPTPFHHPPRVNRVIQLFMTGGASPMDLFDYKPELERLHGQMLGPKEKPDGFVAPAGAIMKSPFAFKQHGQSGRWVSEVFPEQAKLVDEMAFLMAMTTKTNVHGPGTYMMNSGFLLPGFPCLGSWISYALGSITENLPSFVVLPDGKGLPYNQKGCFSSGFLPAVHQGTVINAAATQPVPDLFAGGNYPFANSDADASGLALLDTINRAHAAAHPGDSRLDARIASYELAAKMQLSAPEAFDVMREPDYVRRAYGMEDKVTEDFGRRCLLATRLIERGVRFVQVWSGPQGAVANWDNHGSIISELPPMAASVDKPIAALLRDLKSRGLDEDTLVIWTTEFGRTPFAQSGTGRDHNGGTFVTWLWGAGIKGGVSYGQSDDWAYKTAANETYCYDLHATVLHLLGIDHLKLSVRKDGIDRRLTDVHGHVVREILA; this is encoded by the coding sequence ATGAAAAACGCGCAACACCCTCTGCTGAATCGCCGCGACTTCCTGTTGCAGGCGGGCGGCGGCTTTGCGGGGCTGGCGCTGGCCCAGATGCTGGCGGGTGACGCCGCCGCGTCGGTCCCCACACCTTTTCACCATCCGCCGCGGGTCAATCGCGTGATTCAGCTTTTCATGACCGGCGGGGCGAGCCCCATGGACCTCTTCGACTACAAGCCGGAGCTGGAACGCCTCCACGGTCAGATGCTGGGACCCAAGGAGAAGCCCGATGGCTTCGTGGCCCCCGCCGGCGCCATCATGAAAAGTCCCTTCGCATTCAAACAGCACGGCCAGAGCGGACGCTGGGTGAGCGAGGTCTTCCCTGAGCAGGCGAAGCTCGTGGACGAGATGGCCTTTCTCATGGCCATGACCACAAAGACGAATGTTCACGGCCCAGGCACCTATATGATGAATTCGGGCTTCCTGCTGCCGGGCTTCCCCTGCCTGGGATCATGGATCTCCTATGCCCTCGGCAGCATCACGGAGAATCTGCCTTCCTTTGTGGTGCTGCCCGATGGAAAGGGCCTGCCCTACAACCAGAAGGGCTGCTTTTCTTCCGGTTTCCTTCCCGCGGTGCATCAGGGCACGGTCATCAACGCGGCGGCGACCCAGCCGGTGCCGGATCTTTTCGCAGGCGGCAACTATCCCTTCGCCAACAGCGACGCCGATGCCTCCGGCCTCGCCTTGCTTGACACCATCAACCGCGCCCACGCGGCCGCTCACCCGGGCGATTCGCGGCTCGACGCGCGCATTGCGAGCTATGAACTCGCCGCGAAGATGCAGCTCTCCGCGCCGGAAGCCTTCGATGTGATGCGCGAGCCGGACTATGTGCGCCGGGCCTACGGCATGGAGGACAAAGTTACCGAAGACTTTGGCCGCCGCTGCCTCCTGGCCACGCGGCTCATTGAGCGGGGCGTGCGCTTCGTGCAGGTATGGAGCGGGCCCCAGGGCGCCGTGGCCAACTGGGACAACCACGGCAGCATCATCTCGGAACTTCCCCCCATGGCCGCGAGCGTGGACAAACCCATAGCGGCGCTCTTGCGCGATCTCAAGTCACGGGGGCTCGACGAAGACACGCTGGTCATCTGGACCACGGAATTCGGGCGCACACCCTTTGCCCAGTCGGGCACAGGCCGCGATCACAACGGCGGCACCTTTGTGACCTGGCTTTGGGGCGCGGGAATCAAAGGCGGGGTGTCCTACGGCCAGAGCGACGACTGGGCCTACAAGACGGCCGCGAATGAGACGTACTGCTACGATTTGCATGCCACGGTGCTGCACCTGCTGGGCATCGACCACCTCAAACTAAGCGTGCGCAAGGACGGTATCGACCGGCGGTTGACCGATGTACATGGACACGTGGTGCGGGAAATATTGGCCTGA
- the arfB gene encoding aminoacyl-tRNA hydrolase translates to MIPITDHIILDDDEIQESFIRSSGPGGQNVNKTSTGVQLRFNAALSPALSESVRARLLALAGSRATADGVIIITATEHRSQLANREEALARLVALIRQATVRPKYRRPTRPSKAAKERRMEGKARRGEVKKTRGPVRGGDD, encoded by the coding sequence ATGATCCCCATCACCGACCATATCATCCTCGACGACGACGAGATCCAGGAGAGCTTCATCCGCAGCTCCGGCCCCGGCGGACAAAACGTCAACAAGACGTCCACGGGCGTGCAACTGCGCTTCAACGCGGCGCTATCGCCTGCGCTGTCGGAGTCGGTCCGCGCGCGATTGCTGGCGCTGGCGGGATCGCGCGCCACGGCCGACGGGGTGATTATCATCACGGCCACGGAGCATCGTAGCCAACTGGCGAATCGAGAGGAGGCCCTGGCGCGGCTGGTGGCGCTGATCCGTCAGGCGACGGTGCGCCCCAAGTATCGCCGACCCACGCGCCCCTCGAAAGCGGCCAAAGAGCGCCGCATGGAGGGCAAGGCGCGGCGCGGCGAGGTGAAGAAGACGCGGGGGCCCGTGCGGGGCGGCGACGACTGA
- a CDS encoding phytase: protein MNVILNGGMALFACLAALAAAPAPDLVVKPDLVLTHTKVVDQDDMCIWVHPTDPALSAIITSDKHAGILFVYDMNGKAIQIIEGVGKPGNIDLRDGFDLKGKKTSIVAFNERNELKVHVYAIDSETRKLSRIDDGAIQTGMNYGMTLYHSAKSGKFYAITVPNDTGGEVEQYELAVNAEGKVTGAKVRSWPITESEGCVADDRTGTLYIGEEKVGIWRAGAEPDAEVKGELVHPVGTNGLTADVEGLTLLHGAGDYRYLIASSQGNSRYNIYKLDDASTFVKSFSVEGATDTDGIDVCPANLGENFPGGVFALHNGATPPFAIEICDLRQLGLPLE, encoded by the coding sequence ATGAACGTGATATTGAATGGGGGTATGGCCCTTTTCGCTTGTCTCGCGGCGCTGGCGGCTGCGCCGGCCCCCGATCTCGTCGTGAAGCCCGATCTCGTACTGACCCATACCAAGGTGGTGGATCAGGACGATATGTGCATCTGGGTCCACCCGACCGACCCGGCGCTGAGCGCCATCATCACGTCGGATAAACACGCGGGTATCTTGTTTGTCTATGATATGAACGGGAAGGCGATTCAGATAATCGAGGGGGTGGGCAAGCCGGGCAACATCGATCTGCGCGACGGCTTCGACCTCAAGGGCAAGAAAACGAGCATCGTGGCCTTTAACGAACGCAATGAACTTAAGGTTCACGTCTACGCCATCGACTCAGAGACCCGAAAGCTCTCGCGCATTGATGATGGCGCGATTCAAACCGGTATGAACTACGGCATGACGCTCTATCACAGCGCGAAGTCGGGCAAGTTTTACGCCATCACCGTTCCCAACGATACCGGCGGCGAAGTGGAGCAGTACGAACTCGCGGTGAACGCCGAAGGCAAGGTGACGGGCGCGAAAGTGCGGAGCTGGCCGATTACCGAGAGCGAAGGTTGTGTGGCGGATGATCGCACGGGCACGCTCTACATCGGCGAAGAGAAGGTGGGTATCTGGCGCGCGGGCGCGGAGCCCGATGCGGAAGTAAAGGGCGAACTGGTCCATCCCGTGGGCACGAACGGACTGACGGCGGATGTGGAGGGGCTCACACTGCTCCACGGCGCGGGCGACTATCGTTACCTCATCGCGTCGAGCCAGGGCAACAGCCGCTATAACATCTACAAGCTCGACGACGCCAGCACCTTTGTAAAGTCTTTCAGCGTAGAAGGCGCGACGGACACCGACGGGATCGATGTGTGCCCAGCCAACCTGGGGGAAAATTTTCCGGGCGGCGTCTTCGCCCTGCACAATGGCGCGACGCCGCCCTTCGCAATTGAGATTTGTGATCTGCGGCAGTTGGGTCTGCCGCTGGAATAA
- a CDS encoding DUF4159 domain-containing protein — protein MAVAPLIHASADTKPKVRRGAQAAQSTDAVVRCANLIYAGSKSSKCFSDKFLATTRVETNIETQSSFDPVKLSKDELFEYPFSVMTGEGVFNLLEEERVNLRAYLERGGFLLASAGCSSKEWDQSFRREIKKVFPELELVKIPMEHKIFKTVFDVTSVRLKKSQGTASLEGLEIDGRIVLIYSPEGLNDTGNAGGGCCCCGGNEVRNSQEINVNVLTYSLTH, from the coding sequence TTGGCGGTAGCACCCTTAATTCATGCCTCCGCCGATACCAAACCCAAAGTCCGCCGCGGGGCACAGGCCGCACAGTCGACCGACGCCGTCGTGCGCTGCGCCAACCTGATCTACGCGGGCTCAAAGAGCTCGAAATGTTTCAGCGACAAGTTTCTCGCCACGACGCGCGTGGAGACGAACATCGAGACCCAGTCAAGTTTCGACCCGGTGAAGCTCAGCAAGGATGAGCTCTTCGAGTATCCCTTCTCGGTGATGACGGGCGAGGGTGTGTTTAATCTGCTGGAGGAGGAGCGGGTAAACTTGCGGGCCTACCTCGAACGCGGCGGCTTTCTTCTGGCCTCGGCGGGGTGCTCGTCAAAGGAGTGGGATCAGTCCTTTCGCCGTGAGATCAAGAAGGTCTTCCCCGAGCTTGAACTGGTGAAGATACCGATGGAGCACAAGATCTTCAAGACGGTCTTCGATGTGACCTCGGTTCGCCTGAAAAAGAGCCAGGGCACCGCCTCGCTGGAGGGCCTCGAAATCGACGGGCGCATCGTACTGATTTACAGTCCCGAAGGTCTGAACGACACGGGCAACGCGGGGGGCGGGTGCTGCTGTTGCGGTGGAAACGAAGTGCGCAATAGCCAAGAAATCAACGTGAACGTGTTGACCTATTCGTTGACGCATTGA
- a CDS encoding thioredoxin family protein gives MSLTSLLLITTRATAQETKKPAIEWKTDYHEALKLAKEQNKPLLIDFFATWCGPCRMMDEQVYTDPEVIAAMGSFVTVKVDIDADEKTAMAYGVHSIPRNVVLNVHGEMIGDRLGFMESEEFIAYLKDAGENTHKKIEGTVIAVPEGSAPEKTSITADAKQEEVMALLADPDPEVRKATRETVLKLDAALVKGWMRQGLASAYLGERIAAKETLAALDPDAAANFDPWASEADRATALAAMGKDEG, from the coding sequence ATGTCCCTGACGTCCCTGTTGCTCATAACCACACGCGCCACCGCCCAGGAAACTAAAAAGCCCGCCATCGAATGGAAGACCGACTACCACGAGGCCCTCAAACTCGCAAAGGAACAGAACAAGCCACTGCTCATCGATTTCTTCGCCACGTGGTGCGGGCCCTGCCGCATGATGGACGAGCAGGTCTACACGGACCCGGAAGTGATCGCGGCGATGGGGAGTTTTGTGACGGTGAAGGTGGACATCGACGCCGATGAGAAAACCGCCATGGCCTACGGGGTCCACAGCATCCCGCGCAACGTGGTGTTGAACGTGCACGGCGAGATGATCGGTGATCGCCTGGGCTTTATGGAGAGCGAGGAATTCATCGCCTATTTGAAGGACGCGGGCGAGAACACGCACAAGAAGATCGAAGGCACGGTGATCGCCGTGCCCGAGGGAAGCGCCCCGGAGAAAACGTCCATCACGGCGGACGCGAAGCAGGAAGAGGTAATGGCGCTGCTGGCGGACCCCGATCCGGAAGTGCGCAAGGCAACACGGGAAACGGTACTGAAACTCGACGCCGCGCTGGTGAAAGGCTGGATGCGCCAGGGACTCGCCAGCGCCTACCTGGGCGAGCGAATCGCGGCGAAGGAAACGCTTGCGGCCCTCGACCCGGACGCGGCGGCGAACTTCGACCCCTGGGCAAGTGAGGCGGACCGCGCGACGGCTTTGGCGGCGATGGGGAAGGATGAAGGATGA
- a CDS encoding Gfo/Idh/MocA family oxidoreductase — translation MSGTLNRRQFINRSAVGAAGLALASSAARAQEAPANRVVVGVMGLSRGLALTEHFATQPGVEVRYVCDTDSERTGPAAAIVEKAGHARPREIGDFRRILDDPEVNALVCAAPNHWHAPATILACAAGKHVYVEKPCSHNPREAELMAEAARKHNRAVQVGTQRRSSANIQKAMATLHSGEIGKVYSARATLGGNRTTIGTGKPANVPPHLDYELWQGPAPRVPFLSNRIHYNWHWFWHWGNGELGNNGVHLLDLCRWGLQVDFPTRVTSMGGRYAFADDQETPDTQSTGFEFLDGKLITWQGQSCNPFEPDFINFYGEKGTLTMTDGGNFSVLDMENKVLRTETGGRGDIEHVADFVAAVREDRTTGLASGIEDAYKSTLLCHLGNIAQRTGRALRCHPANGHFVDDADAMKLWTRDYEPGWEPVV, via the coding sequence ATGTCGGGAACCCTCAATCGCAGGCAGTTCATCAACCGGAGCGCTGTCGGTGCGGCGGGCCTGGCCCTGGCTTCAAGCGCCGCCCGTGCGCAGGAGGCCCCGGCCAATCGTGTCGTCGTCGGCGTGATGGGCCTGTCGCGCGGCCTTGCGCTAACGGAACACTTCGCGACCCAGCCCGGTGTGGAAGTGCGGTATGTGTGCGACACCGATTCCGAGCGCACCGGCCCGGCAGCGGCCATCGTGGAAAAGGCGGGCCACGCGCGCCCGCGGGAAATCGGCGACTTCCGCAGGATCCTCGACGATCCCGAGGTCAACGCGCTGGTCTGCGCCGCCCCGAACCACTGGCACGCGCCCGCCACGATCCTGGCCTGTGCGGCGGGCAAGCACGTCTACGTCGAAAAGCCGTGCAGCCACAATCCGCGCGAGGCCGAGCTGATGGCGGAGGCCGCGCGCAAGCACAACCGCGCCGTGCAGGTGGGTACGCAACGCCGCAGCAGCGCGAACATCCAGAAGGCCATGGCGACGCTCCACAGTGGCGAGATCGGCAAGGTTTACTCCGCTCGCGCCACCCTCGGCGGCAACCGGACCACCATCGGCACCGGAAAACCCGCCAATGTTCCGCCGCATCTGGACTATGAGCTCTGGCAAGGCCCCGCGCCGCGTGTACCCTTCTTGAGCAACCGCATTCACTACAACTGGCATTGGTTCTGGCACTGGGGCAACGGCGAACTGGGCAACAACGGCGTGCATTTGCTCGATCTCTGCCGCTGGGGCCTCCAGGTGGACTTTCCCACGCGCGTCACGTCCATGGGCGGGCGCTACGCCTTCGCCGACGATCAGGAAACGCCCGACACACAATCGACGGGCTTCGAGTTCCTGGACGGCAAGCTCATCACCTGGCAGGGTCAGAGTTGCAATCCTTTCGAGCCGGATTTCATCAATTTCTATGGCGAGAAGGGTACCCTCACCATGACGGACGGTGGAAATTTCTCGGTGCTCGACATGGAGAACAAGGTCCTTCGCACGGAGACCGGCGGGCGCGGAGATATCGAGCACGTCGCCGACTTTGTGGCCGCCGTGCGCGAGGATCGCACCACGGGACTCGCCAGCGGCATCGAGGATGCCTACAAGAGCACGCTGTTGTGCCACCTGGGCAACATCGCCCAGCGCACCGGCCGCGCCTTGCGCTGTCATCCCGCGAATGGTCACTTTGTCGATGATGCGGACGCCATGAAATTGTGGACACGCGACTACGAGCCCGGCTGGGAGCCGGTGGTCTGA
- a CDS encoding PSD1 domain-containing protein — translation MFRFAVHTTTAALVAFGSASAFAAPDFATEIRPILERSCFACHGPERQKSGYRLDVRDLALRGGDSGKPAIVAHDSASSPLIQYISGGDPEKVMPPEKSDAQRLTPEEVALFRAWIDAGPAWPDELAGALEEQAPHWSLEPLVAPPVPTDTRNAIDAFIQAKLAEKGVLPSPEADRKTLIRRVYYDLTGLPPTPEAVDAFCADPNPLAYEDLVDRLLASPRYGERWARHWLDTIHFADSHGYEHDVARDNAWPYRDYVIQSFNRDTPWPRMIREQLAADYFYPDEPELTPALGYLGAGTFDFSTYVTAVVTFDYLDRDDLVTQTMSSFVSTTANCARCHNHKFDPIPQQDYYALQAVFSGVVKGDLAYDGERAVKAERARWSGLIVAADHRDAATLLKAENAPLVDEWLARRGDGAIWTPLDVDTFLSTEGATLTRGEDKIIVASGSRPDKDTYTLSAGSTLPEISALRLDVFPNDALPMKGPGRQGNGNFHLSEFEVRVFEPGVAEPVKLEFNRATADFNQSDWGVEKSIDGNAGTAWGIHPEVGMAHHAVFELKTPLAMKPGARLSITMKHLHGDRHVIGAFRLSAASDTADRVAALPASTLAAQSIDEAVRSESQHVDRAAPVLRYVAEHALAQLPAQQRIYTAARSVDIPDGAATVKMASLSEPKEVHRMERGDFSKPQEIVEPGALSALATLPARFPLKEPKNEAERRAALADWIASPENVLTWRSIVNRVWHYHIGRGLCDTPSDLGRMGGAPSHPELIDWLAVWFRDEAHGSLKALHRLIMTSDTYRQSSAHREEAAALDADNRLLWRQNRHRLDADAFRDYTLAATGMLDLTMGGPGVRNFTEAPGPQLTPVLDYQAYDWNSAGANRRSIYRFVWRGIADPFMEALDFPDLGLLSPQRGFSASSLQALSLYNNNFVLHHSATLAERLQAEATDLDGQVLRATRLLWFRDPNPEELAAFRDFASEYGLPALCRVLLNSNEFLFVD, via the coding sequence GTGTTTCGATTCGCTGTCCATACTACTACCGCCGCGCTGGTCGCCTTTGGAAGCGCCTCCGCTTTCGCCGCGCCCGACTTCGCCACGGAGATTCGCCCGATCCTGGAGCGGAGTTGCTTCGCGTGCCACGGACCGGAACGGCAGAAGAGCGGCTATCGTCTGGATGTGCGGGATCTGGCTTTGCGGGGCGGTGACAGCGGAAAGCCCGCCATCGTGGCGCACGACAGCGCAAGCAGCCCCCTCATTCAATACATCAGTGGCGGCGACCCGGAAAAGGTCATGCCGCCGGAAAAGAGCGATGCGCAGCGCCTGACGCCGGAGGAAGTGGCGCTCTTCCGCGCCTGGATCGACGCGGGGCCCGCCTGGCCCGATGAACTGGCGGGCGCACTGGAGGAACAAGCGCCCCACTGGTCGCTGGAGCCCCTCGTCGCACCGCCCGTACCAACGGACACAAGGAATGCTATCGACGCCTTCATCCAGGCGAAACTCGCGGAAAAGGGCGTCTTACCTTCACCCGAAGCCGATCGCAAGACCCTGATCCGCAGGGTGTATTACGATCTGACGGGCCTGCCCCCGACACCGGAGGCCGTGGACGCGTTCTGCGCCGACCCGAACCCGCTGGCCTATGAAGACCTGGTGGACCGCCTCCTCGCTTCCCCGCGGTATGGGGAGCGATGGGCCCGACACTGGCTCGACACGATCCACTTCGCCGACTCTCACGGTTACGAACACGACGTCGCTCGTGACAACGCCTGGCCCTATCGCGACTATGTAATTCAGTCTTTCAATCGCGATACCCCTTGGCCGCGCATGATCCGCGAACAACTTGCGGCGGACTATTTTTACCCCGATGAACCGGAGCTCACCCCGGCCCTGGGCTATCTCGGCGCGGGAACGTTTGACTTCAGTACTTATGTCACCGCCGTGGTCACCTTTGACTATCTCGACCGCGACGACCTCGTCACCCAGACCATGTCGTCTTTCGTGAGCACGACGGCCAACTGCGCGCGCTGCCACAATCACAAATTCGACCCGATCCCGCAGCAGGACTACTATGCGCTTCAGGCCGTCTTCTCCGGCGTGGTCAAGGGTGACCTGGCCTATGACGGAGAACGCGCAGTAAAGGCGGAGCGGGCGCGCTGGTCCGGGCTCATCGTGGCGGCGGACCATCGCGATGCGGCGACGCTTCTGAAAGCGGAGAATGCCCCGCTGGTGGACGAGTGGCTCGCGCGACGGGGCGACGGCGCCATCTGGACACCCCTCGACGTGGACACCTTCCTCTCCACCGAGGGCGCGACGCTCACGCGGGGTGAGGACAAAATCATCGTGGCCAGCGGCAGCCGTCCGGACAAGGACACCTATACCCTCTCCGCCGGAAGCACCCTGCCTGAGATCAGTGCGCTGCGCTTGGATGTCTTTCCCAACGACGCCCTGCCCATGAAGGGCCCTGGACGCCAGGGGAACGGCAACTTCCACCTGAGCGAGTTCGAGGTGCGCGTCTTCGAGCCCGGTGTCGCCGAGCCGGTGAAACTGGAGTTCAACCGGGCTACGGCCGATTTCAACCAGAGTGACTGGGGCGTCGAAAAATCCATCGACGGTAATGCCGGCACGGCCTGGGGTATCCACCCCGAGGTGGGCATGGCACACCATGCGGTCTTTGAATTGAAGACTCCCCTCGCGATGAAGCCCGGCGCTCGCCTTTCCATCACCATGAAGCACCTGCACGGCGACCGCCATGTCATCGGGGCTTTTCGCCTTTCCGCAGCCAGCGACACCGCCGATCGCGTTGCGGCGCTGCCCGCGAGCACCCTGGCGGCTCAGTCAATAGACGAGGCCGTGCGCAGCGAGTCGCAGCACGTTGATCGGGCCGCACCAGTACTCCGTTATGTCGCGGAACATGCACTGGCCCAGCTTCCCGCGCAGCAGCGGATCTATACGGCGGCGCGCAGTGTGGACATACCCGATGGTGCGGCCACCGTGAAGATGGCCAGTCTCTCGGAGCCCAAAGAAGTGCACCGGATGGAACGGGGCGACTTCAGCAAACCCCAGGAAATCGTGGAGCCCGGCGCGCTCTCGGCCCTGGCCACCCTGCCCGCGCGCTTCCCGCTGAAAGAACCCAAAAACGAGGCCGAGCGCCGCGCCGCGCTGGCCGACTGGATCGCGAGCCCCGAGAACGTGCTGACCTGGCGCAGCATCGTCAATCGCGTTTGGCACTATCACATCGGGCGCGGCCTCTGCGATACACCGAGCGACCTGGGGCGCATGGGCGGCGCGCCCTCGCATCCCGAGCTTATCGATTGGCTCGCAGTTTGGTTTCGCGATGAAGCCCACGGCTCCCTGAAGGCACTGCACCGCCTGATTATGACCAGCGACACGTATCGCCAGTCCTCCGCCCACCGCGAAGAGGCCGCCGCGCTGGATGCGGACAATCGCTTGCTCTGGCGACAGAACCGGCACCGTCTTGATGCGGACGCCTTTCGCGACTACACCCTCGCCGCAACGGGCATGCTCGACTTGACCATGGGCGGGCCGGGCGTGAGAAACTTTACCGAGGCGCCTGGCCCCCAGCTTACCCCGGTACTGGACTACCAGGCCTACGATTGGAACAGCGCGGGCGCAAATCGCCGCAGCATTTACCGCTTTGTCTGGCGCGGCATCGCCGATCCTTTCATGGAAGCCCTGGACTTCCCCGATCTCGGCCTGCTGTCGCCCCAGCGCGGCTTCTCCGCATCGTCGCTCCAGGCCCTGTCGCTGTATAACAATAATTTCGTGCTGCACCACAGCGCGACGCTCGCGGAACGGCTCCAGGCCGAGGCCACCGATTTGGATGGGCAGGTCTTGCGTGCCACGCGCCTGCTGTGGTTCAGAGATCCGAACCCGGAAGAGTTGGCGGCCTTTCGCGACTTTGCAAGCGAATATGGACTGCCGGCCCTGTGCCGGGTGTTGTTGAATAGCAACGAGTTTTTGTTTGTGGATTGA
- a CDS encoding Gfo/Idh/MocA family oxidoreductase — MNRRHFLGQSLIGAASLAAASSARAQAEGEHGIKAAIITNKSGAHLEAYYTGLAKAPEVVSVVLADPDGTAEEKARQMIGPKLVKVYKDRAELFATEKPEFAVITMEAVQAPDAIRDALEAGCHVLAEKPACTRAEDFAPLTELAESKKLNLCLALANRTNPEMIKAKQLMTDGVIGKMYGIEVRFVEDQTRLTNPGYHQSWFADKNRAGGGHLTWLGIHWLDLSMYITGASITHVTGFATNIGGQPINIEDSVAMTMRYDNGALGTMTSGYYRKSDDESLIRIWGSKGWIELSSEDRRRVRWQDTSAENSQVEEFNGPTDYVHYTAYTGACVRAAVGLGEPPMTPRECLRVLKAIYGLYEAAETGKTVEL, encoded by the coding sequence ATGAACAGACGCCACTTTCTGGGACAATCGCTGATCGGTGCGGCCAGTCTCGCCGCCGCTTCGTCCGCGCGGGCGCAGGCCGAAGGCGAGCACGGAATCAAAGCCGCCATCATCACCAACAAGAGCGGAGCGCATCTGGAGGCCTACTACACCGGCCTCGCCAAGGCCCCCGAGGTCGTGTCCGTGGTGCTTGCCGATCCGGATGGCACGGCGGAGGAAAAAGCGCGCCAGATGATAGGGCCCAAACTGGTCAAGGTGTACAAGGACCGCGCCGAACTCTTCGCAACGGAAAAGCCCGAGTTTGCCGTTATTACGATGGAAGCCGTCCAGGCCCCCGACGCGATCCGCGATGCGCTGGAGGCGGGCTGTCACGTGCTTGCGGAAAAGCCCGCCTGCACCCGCGCGGAGGATTTCGCGCCCCTCACAGAACTGGCGGAATCAAAGAAACTCAACCTCTGCCTCGCGCTGGCCAACCGCACCAACCCCGAGATGATCAAGGCGAAGCAACTCATGACCGATGGTGTCATCGGCAAGATGTATGGCATCGAAGTGCGTTTCGTGGAGGATCAAACACGCCTCACCAATCCGGGCTATCACCAATCCTGGTTTGCCGATAAGAACCGCGCCGGCGGCGGGCATCTCACTTGGCTCGGCATCCACTGGCTTGATCTGTCCATGTACATCACGGGCGCGTCCATCACCCACGTGACCGGTTTCGCCACGAACATCGGCGGTCAACCCATCAATATTGAAGATTCCGTGGCCATGACCATGCGCTACGACAACGGGGCGCTGGGCACCATGACCTCGGGCTACTATCGCAAGAGCGACGACGAGTCGCTCATCCGCATCTGGGGCTCCAAAGGCTGGATAGAGCTCAGCTCCGAGGATCGCCGTCGCGTGCGCTGGCAGGATACCTCCGCCGAGAATTCGCAGGTCGAAGAATTCAACGGCCCGACGGACTACGTGCACTACACGGCCTATACCGGGGCCTGCGTGCGCGCCGCCGTGGGACTCGGTGAGCCGCCCATGACCCCGCGTGAGTGCTTGCGGGTCTTGAAGGCGATCTACGGGCTCTACGAGGCCGCGGAGACGGGAAAGACGGTTGAATTGTGA
- a CDS encoding ThuA domain-containing protein, which translates to MSRTYRFFVQSIAASAALLLGAGLATAAEKSPAPLRALLIAGGCCHDYAAQKDIVKKGLEDRANVVVDVVYSEDTSTAPPLAIYGNPDYAKGYDVVIHDECSADVKDLAVVEGVLAPHRAGIPAVNLHCAMHSYRTAPNVKEPVTAGTPESLWFDFLGLQSSGHGKQLPIAIVVADAEHPVMKGLADWTTINEELYNNIVVRDKTKVLARGSQEPNDRPGFTEAAVVWTSEYGDKKTRVFSTTIGHNNDTVADARYLDLVTRGLLWACGKLDESGAVAPGYEAKP; encoded by the coding sequence ATGTCCCGCACGTATCGTTTCTTTGTCCAATCCATCGCGGCTTCCGCAGCGTTACTGCTGGGCGCGGGTCTCGCCACCGCCGCGGAGAAAAGCCCCGCCCCGCTGCGCGCCCTGCTTATCGCCGGCGGCTGCTGCCACGACTACGCCGCGCAGAAGGACATCGTCAAGAAGGGCCTGGAAGACCGTGCCAACGTGGTCGTGGATGTGGTCTACTCCGAAGATACCAGCACGGCGCCACCCCTGGCGATCTACGGCAACCCCGACTATGCCAAGGGCTACGACGTGGTCATTCACGACGAGTGCTCCGCGGATGTGAAAGACCTCGCCGTGGTTGAGGGCGTGCTCGCCCCGCACCGCGCGGGAATCCCCGCGGTGAACCTCCACTGCGCCATGCACAGCTACCGCACCGCGCCCAACGTGAAAGAGCCCGTGACGGCGGGAACGCCCGAGTCCCTCTGGTTCGACTTCCTGGGCCTTCAGTCCTCCGGCCACGGCAAGCAATTGCCCATCGCCATTGTCGTCGCCGACGCGGAACATCCCGTGATGAAAGGCCTTGCGGACTGGACCACCATCAACGAAGAGCTGTACAACAACATTGTGGTGCGCGACAAGACCAAGGTGTTGGCCCGCGGCAGCCAGGAGCCAAACGACCGCCCCGGATTTACCGAAGCGGCCGTGGTGTGGACCAGTGAATATGGCGACAAGAAGACCCGCGTGTTCTCCACCACCATCGGGCACAACAACGACACCGTGGCCGATGCCCGCTATCTCGATCTGGTGACGCGCGGTCTCCTGTGGGCCTGCGGCAAGCTGGATGAATCCGGCGCGGTCGCACCGGGCTACGAAGCGAAGCCCTGA